A stretch of the Azospirillum brasilense genome encodes the following:
- a CDS encoding ABC transporter substrate-binding protein, with translation MTFDRRQILAAGLTLGAMSLFPGMSWAQARKLVFATFTGSWEEAHRDVIVPHFRKATGNADIALDPMLSVDMIAKVSAAKANPPIDVMLMDPGPRLSVIGQDLAAPFPVADSKNYQDLLPVAQLPEGPGIFFQAVGITYNPEKVKTPPTSWDDLWKPEYKGRVGITNMNSTLGTAFMVELAKTRGGGENDIEPAFAALKELQPNLGAVAPNPGALATLFQQGQIDISPGNFNAIQILRARGVPVEFAKPKTGTIAFLTTAHITKNSPNAKLAAALIESAMAPEVQTKLMQAPFYVIPTNSKVQMDGDIARMIAKDQEELKASFVFHDWSVINQNRAGWIERFNKEIKV, from the coding sequence ATGACCTTCGACCGCCGCCAGATCCTCGCCGCCGGCCTCACGCTCGGCGCCATGTCCCTGTTCCCCGGCATGAGCTGGGCGCAGGCGCGCAAGCTGGTGTTCGCCACCTTCACCGGAAGCTGGGAGGAAGCCCACCGCGACGTCATCGTCCCGCATTTCCGCAAGGCCACGGGCAACGCCGACATCGCGCTGGACCCGATGCTGTCGGTGGACATGATCGCCAAGGTGTCCGCCGCCAAGGCGAACCCGCCGATCGACGTGATGCTGATGGACCCCGGCCCGCGCCTGTCGGTGATCGGCCAGGATCTGGCCGCCCCCTTCCCCGTCGCGGACAGCAAGAACTACCAGGACCTTCTGCCGGTGGCCCAGCTTCCCGAAGGGCCGGGCATCTTCTTCCAGGCGGTCGGCATCACCTACAACCCGGAGAAGGTCAAGACCCCGCCGACGAGCTGGGACGACCTGTGGAAGCCGGAATACAAGGGCCGCGTCGGCATCACCAACATGAACTCCACGCTCGGCACCGCCTTCATGGTCGAGCTGGCGAAGACCCGCGGCGGCGGCGAGAACGACATCGAGCCGGCCTTCGCCGCGCTGAAGGAGCTTCAGCCGAATCTCGGCGCCGTCGCGCCGAATCCCGGCGCGCTCGCCACCCTGTTCCAGCAGGGCCAGATCGACATCTCCCCGGGCAACTTCAACGCCATCCAGATCCTGCGCGCCCGCGGCGTGCCGGTGGAGTTCGCCAAGCCGAAGACCGGCACCATCGCCTTCCTGACCACCGCCCACATCACCAAGAACTCGCCCAACGCCAAGCTGGCGGCGGCGCTGATCGAATCCGCCATGGCGCCGGAGGTGCAGACCAAGCTGATGCAGGCGCCCTTCTACGTCATTCCGACGAATTCCAAGGTGCAGATGGACGGTGACATCGCCCGCATGATCGCCAAGGACCAGGAGGAGCTGAAGGCGTCCTTCGTGTTCCACGACTGGTCGGTGATCAACCAGAACCGCGCCGGCTGGATCGAGCGGTTCAACAAGGAGATCAAGGTGTAA
- a CDS encoding ABC transporter ATP-binding protein, with translation MAALHSARSHHPPVPQPAAEESATPAGVAVTLDGITHRFGASTAVDNVTLEIKAGELVALLGPSGCGKTTLLRILAGFQAQTLGRVVIGDRVVDSLPPAGRGVGIVFQNYALFPHMTVAQNVAYGLEARGAARDAVRARVEAMLGLVKLDAMRDRFPKQLSGGQQQRVALARALAIQPSILLLDEPFAALDKNLRLDMQIEIKQLQRRFGITTIMVTHDQEEALSMADRIAVLSRGRLEQFGTPEDVYDRPGTLFVNGFVGSANQLRGRVVRTSGSVAEVALEAGTMLSAVTPDAALTAGDPAILCVRPENLRLATEAAPQQIAGTVDLALPLGPVVVYEVRTADGGQVKVTEPRVAGAALRAPGTPVRLQPVSPQTCRAFAVPAGA, from the coding sequence ATGGCCGCACTCCACTCCGCCCGTTCGCACCACCCGCCGGTCCCGCAGCCTGCCGCGGAGGAGTCCGCCACGCCGGCGGGCGTCGCGGTGACGCTGGACGGCATCACCCACCGCTTCGGGGCCTCCACCGCCGTGGACAACGTGACGCTGGAGATCAAGGCGGGCGAGCTGGTGGCCCTGTTGGGGCCGTCCGGCTGCGGCAAGACCACGCTGCTGCGCATCCTCGCCGGCTTCCAGGCGCAGACGCTGGGCCGCGTCGTCATCGGCGACCGGGTGGTCGACAGCCTGCCGCCCGCCGGGCGCGGCGTCGGCATCGTGTTCCAGAACTACGCGCTGTTCCCGCACATGACCGTGGCGCAGAACGTCGCCTATGGCTTGGAGGCGCGGGGGGCGGCCCGCGACGCGGTGCGGGCGCGGGTGGAGGCCATGCTCGGCCTGGTGAAGCTGGACGCCATGCGCGACCGCTTCCCCAAGCAGCTCTCCGGCGGACAGCAGCAGCGCGTGGCGCTGGCCCGCGCCCTGGCGATCCAGCCGAGCATCCTGCTGCTCGACGAGCCCTTCGCGGCGCTCGACAAGAACCTGCGGCTGGACATGCAGATCGAGATCAAGCAGCTCCAGCGCCGCTTCGGCATCACCACCATCATGGTCACCCACGACCAGGAGGAGGCGCTGAGCATGGCCGACCGCATCGCCGTGCTGAGCCGCGGCAGGCTGGAGCAATTCGGCACGCCGGAGGACGTCTACGACCGTCCCGGGACCCTGTTCGTCAACGGCTTCGTCGGCAGCGCCAACCAGTTGCGGGGCCGCGTCGTCCGCACCTCCGGAAGCGTCGCCGAAGTGGCGCTGGAGGCCGGGACCATGCTCTCCGCCGTCACGCCCGACGCCGCTTTGACCGCGGGCGACCCCGCCATCCTCTGCGTGCGCCCGGAGAATCTGCGGCTCGCCACCGAGGCGGCGCCCCAGCAGATCGCCGGCACCGTGGACCTCGCCCTGCCGCTCGGCCCCGTGGTCGTGTACGAGGTGCGCACCGCCGACGGCGGGCAGGTGAAGGTGACCGAGCCGCGCGTGGCCGGCGCCGCTCTGCGCGCGCCCGGCACGCCGGTCCGGCTGCAGCCCGTCTCCCCCCAGACCTGCCGCGCCTTCGCCGTTCCCGCGGGCGCCTGA
- a CDS encoding OpgC family protein translates to MDFFRGLALWFIFVDHIPGNQIAWVTMRNFGLSDATEVFVFISGYTSSLVYARILDQHGWRFAAAKVLDRCWTLYIAYLFLFIAFTAQVAYTARVFDNPLFTEEMGIAGFFADPAVSLVQALALKFRPANLDILPLYIVLLLSLPVVLPVLRRWPLALLAGSVALYAAARLLDWNLPTYPDGGVWFFNPFAWQLLFVLGATMQRLPEVAAALTKRRTALLWLAGGYLFASLLLVISWQVAPMAALMPVWLAEILYPISKTDLDLLRLAHFCALAYVVLQIARFDSAWLRWPALAPVILCGRQSLQVFCLGIFLSFAGQTVLNHWSASLFAQFSVTLAGIAVMVAAARVLTWYQSVGRPPRQPASAPPAATAAPLAPAATASAKDPSA, encoded by the coding sequence TTGGACTTTTTCCGCGGGCTGGCCCTCTGGTTCATCTTCGTGGACCATATTCCGGGCAACCAGATCGCCTGGGTGACGATGCGCAACTTCGGTCTCAGCGACGCGACCGAGGTCTTCGTGTTCATCTCCGGCTACACCTCGTCGCTGGTCTATGCGCGGATCCTCGACCAGCATGGCTGGCGGTTTGCGGCGGCCAAGGTCCTGGACCGCTGCTGGACGCTCTACATCGCCTATCTCTTCCTGTTCATCGCCTTTACGGCGCAGGTCGCCTACACCGCGCGCGTCTTCGACAACCCGCTGTTCACCGAGGAAATGGGCATCGCCGGCTTCTTCGCCGATCCCGCGGTGTCGCTGGTCCAGGCGCTGGCTCTGAAATTCCGCCCGGCCAACCTGGATATCCTGCCGCTCTACATCGTGCTGCTGCTGTCCCTCCCGGTCGTTCTGCCGGTGCTAAGGCGCTGGCCGCTGGCCCTGCTGGCCGGGTCGGTCGCGCTCTACGCGGCGGCGCGCCTCCTGGACTGGAACCTGCCGACCTACCCGGACGGCGGCGTCTGGTTCTTCAACCCCTTTGCCTGGCAGCTCCTGTTCGTGCTGGGGGCGACCATGCAGCGGCTGCCCGAGGTGGCGGCGGCGCTGACGAAGCGGCGGACCGCGCTGCTGTGGCTGGCTGGGGGGTATCTGTTCGCTTCCCTCCTGCTGGTGATCTCCTGGCAGGTCGCGCCGATGGCCGCCCTGATGCCGGTGTGGCTGGCGGAGATCCTCTACCCGATCAGCAAGACCGACCTTGATTTGCTTCGGCTCGCGCATTTCTGCGCGCTGGCCTACGTCGTCCTGCAGATCGCGCGGTTCGACAGCGCTTGGCTGCGCTGGCCGGCTCTGGCGCCGGTGATCCTGTGCGGGCGGCAGTCGCTTCAGGTCTTCTGCCTGGGCATCTTTCTGTCCTTCGCTGGCCAGACCGTTCTGAACCACTGGTCCGCCTCGCTTTTTGCCCAGTTTTCGGTCACACTCGCCGGAATCGCCGTGATGGTGGCCGCCGCGCGGGTGCTGACCTGGTATCAGTCCGTGGGACGGCCGCCCCGCCAACCGGCGTCCGCCCCGCCCGCGGCCACCGCCGCACCACTGGCCCCTGCCGCCACAGCTTCTGCCAAGGACCCGAGCGCATGA
- a CDS encoding SGNH/GDSL hydrolase family protein, translated as MKRATVLTLAVLAGLTASTAMGVAQAASETPSDPCAVPESVYTVDGALPRAWERLKRGGALPILVLNSASSRPDTAYPALLEKELAARLPDRKVSVTVRSAPGATVQEMLPILNRELAASAASLLVWQVGTADAMRNIGPDSFGEALGRGIAAAQGRGADVILMDMQYSPQTSQLITFQPYLDYVEWMSQNSDVVHFPRFEMMRHWFEEGRVGFAPDSKEEKLQAYQFVHRCLGRILADTVSTMIDRAGRPAP; from the coding sequence ATGAAGCGCGCGACCGTCTTGACCCTGGCCGTTCTCGCGGGACTGACCGCATCCACCGCCATGGGCGTCGCGCAGGCGGCGTCGGAGACGCCCAGCGACCCCTGCGCCGTTCCGGAAAGCGTCTACACCGTGGATGGCGCCCTGCCGCGCGCCTGGGAGCGGCTGAAGCGCGGCGGCGCGCTGCCCATCCTGGTGCTGAACTCGGCGAGTTCGCGCCCCGACACCGCCTATCCGGCGCTGCTGGAGAAGGAGCTGGCGGCCCGCTTGCCCGACCGCAAGGTCAGCGTGACCGTCCGCAGCGCGCCGGGGGCGACCGTGCAGGAGATGCTGCCGATCCTGAACCGGGAACTGGCCGCCTCCGCCGCCTCCCTGCTGGTCTGGCAGGTGGGGACGGCGGACGCCATGCGGAACATCGGGCCCGACAGCTTCGGGGAGGCGCTGGGCCGCGGCATCGCGGCGGCCCAGGGGCGCGGCGCCGACGTGATCCTGATGGACATGCAGTACAGCCCGCAGACGAGCCAGCTCATCACCTTCCAGCCCTACCTGGACTATGTGGAGTGGATGTCGCAGAACAGCGACGTGGTCCATTTCCCCCGTTTCGAGATGATGCGGCATTGGTTCGAGGAGGGCCGTGTCGGCTTCGCCCCTGACTCCAAGGAGGAGAAGCTGCAGGCCTACCAGTTCGTCCACCGCTGCCTCGGCCGCATCCTGGCCGACACCGTGTCCACCATGATCGACCGCGCCGGGAGACCCGCTCCGTGA
- a CDS encoding SGNH/GDSL hydrolase family protein, which produces MSLVPFLAGLTATPDPVRAAACAVSVQTADLAVPLPRSARALAAGGPLRIVAIGSSSTAGAGASKAEHSYPARLAEHLGARYPGLALTILNKGANGETGPDMLKRFRRDVLDEAPDLVIWQVAANTVLRGDDPDAAEQVIRNGVRTLKDAGLDVVLMDLQYAPAMLAKPRHGEMEERIARVAAEEGVGLFHRYAVMRQWVETGQAAMGDLVGPDGIHQNDFGYDCVARTLAASLHDAFSLRTAGTVSGRP; this is translated from the coding sequence TTGTCCCTCGTCCCGTTCCTCGCCGGCCTGACCGCCACGCCCGATCCGGTGCGGGCGGCGGCCTGCGCCGTCTCCGTGCAGACCGCCGACCTCGCCGTGCCGCTGCCGCGCAGCGCTCGGGCGCTGGCCGCTGGCGGGCCGCTGCGCATCGTCGCCATCGGCTCCTCCTCGACGGCCGGGGCGGGGGCGAGCAAAGCGGAACACAGCTACCCGGCGCGGCTGGCCGAGCATCTCGGCGCGCGCTACCCTGGTCTCGCCCTGACCATTCTCAACAAAGGCGCCAACGGGGAGACTGGGCCGGACATGCTGAAGCGCTTCCGGCGCGACGTTCTGGACGAGGCGCCCGATCTGGTGATCTGGCAGGTGGCGGCCAACACCGTCCTGCGCGGCGACGATCCCGACGCGGCGGAGCAGGTGATCCGCAACGGCGTGCGGACGCTGAAGGACGCCGGACTGGACGTCGTTCTGATGGACCTGCAATACGCCCCGGCCATGCTGGCGAAGCCCCGGCACGGGGAGATGGAGGAGCGCATCGCTCGCGTCGCTGCGGAGGAGGGGGTTGGCCTGTTCCACCGCTACGCGGTGATGCGCCAGTGGGTGGAGACAGGGCAGGCCGCCATGGGCGATCTGGTCGGTCCGGACGGCATCCACCAGAACGACTTCGGCTACGACTGCGTGGCCCGCACGCTGGCCGCCTCGCTGCACGACGCCTTCAGCCTGCGGACGGCGGGGACGGTGTCCGGGCGTCCGTGA